A single window of Gossypium hirsutum isolate 1008001.06 chromosome A10, Gossypium_hirsutum_v2.1, whole genome shotgun sequence DNA harbors:
- the LOC107897471 gene encoding protein STRUBBELIG-RECEPTOR FAMILY 6, giving the protein MVKNWKKALILVLFTVCILGFKPRCVNGETDQADASALGVMYTSLNSPQQLTGWTASNGDPCGQSWKGVTCSNKRVTEIKLSNLGLSGSVGYSFQSLTSLKELDLSHNNFAGDIPYFTLPNLQRLNLEYNQFTGSVPFAISQMPSLQYLNLAHNQLQNALTDMFGPLSSLSTLDLSFNSLNGGLPESFKNLTSINSMYLQNNQFSGTIDVLANLPLDTLDVSNNRFTGWVPDQLKSINLKKDGNSWSSGPAPPPPPGTPPATRNRKHKSGSDGSASDSGSGGGSSSSGIGGGAIAGIVISILIIGAIVAFFLVKRRSRRSSSDIEKLDNQPLAPLASNEVQEIKSVKSSSSLDSQALDTPISISLRPPPIDRHKSFDDEEFSKKPVVVKKAVPAPTNVTSYSIADLQIATGSFSVENLLGEGSFGRVYRAQFADGKVLAVKKIDSSALPSNMSDNFMEMVSNISQLHHTNVTELVGYCSEHGQHLLVYEFHKNGSLYDFLHISDEYSKPLIWNTRVKIALGTARALEYLHEVCSPSVVHKNIKSANILLDAELNPHLSDSGLATFIPNADEVLNRDDVGSGHSAPEVTMSGQYSLKSDVYGFGVVMLELLTGRKPFDSTRPRLEQSLVRWATPQLHDIDALSKMVDPALKGLYPVKSLSRFADVIALCVQPEPEFRPPMSEVVEALVRLVQRANMSKRTTGTDQGASPRIGNPDDTHDYMS; this is encoded by the exons ATGGTGAAGAATTGGAAAAAGGCTTTGATTTTGGTGCTGTTTACAGTCTGCATTCTGGGGTTTAAGCCAAGATGTGTTAATGGCGAAACAGATCAAGCAGATG CTTCTGCTCTAGGGGTTATGTATACCAGCTTAAATTCACCACAGCAGCTAACAGGTTGGACTGCTAGCAATGGTGATCCATGTGGGCAGTCCTGGAAAGGTGTTACTTGCTCGAACAAACGCGTCACTGAAAT TAAACTGTCAAATCTTGGACTTTCCGGGTCGGTGGGTTACAGCTTTCAAAGTTTGACATCATTGAAAGAATT GGACTTGAGCCACAACAATTTTGCAGGAGATATACCATATTTTACTCTTCCGAACTTGCAGCGATT AAATCTCGAGTATAATCAATTTACTGGCAGCGTCCCTTTTGCCATCAGTCAGATGCCTTCTCTTCAGTACCT AAATCTTGCTCATAATCAGTTGCAGAATGCGCTGACCGACATGTTTGGACCACTTTCTTCCCTCTCCACACT GGATCTCTCTTTCAATTCTCTGAACGGTGGTCTCCCCGAGAGTTTTAAGAATCTTACCAGTATAAACTCTAT GTACTTGCAAAACAACCAGTTTTCAGGCACTATTGATGTCCTCGCAAATCTTCCCCTCGATACTCT AGATGTTTCGAACAACCGTTTTACTGGCTGGGTACCTGATCAACTGAAAAGTATCAATTTGAA GAAGGATGGTAATTCATGGAGCTCAGGGCCTGCACCTCCTCCTCCACCTGGTACTCCTCCTGCCACTAGAAATAGAAAGCACAAATCTGGCAGCGATGGTTCTGCATCAGATAGTGGTTCTGGTGGTGGGAGTAGCAGCTCAGGAATTGGAGGTGGAGCCATAGCTGGAATAGTGATATCAATCCTTATTATCGGGGCTATAGTAGCGTTCTTTTTGGTGAAGAGAAGATCCAGGAGGTCATCCTCGGATATCGAAAAGCTCGACAATCAACCCCTTGCTCCTCTTGCTTCTAATGAAGTGCAAG AAATAAAATCAGTCAAGTCCTCCTCTTCACTTGATAGCCAGGCACTTGATACACCCATTTCAATAAGCCTTCGACCCCCTCCTATTGACCGTCACAAATCATTCGATGATGAAGAGTTTTCTAAAAAGCCTGTTGTTGTTAAGAAAGCTGTACCGGCTCCTACAAATGTTACATCATATTCGATAGCAGACCTCCAGATAGCTACTGGCAGTTTCAGTGTTGAAAATCTTCTTGGTGAAGGGTCATTTGGACGTGTTTATCGAGCTCAATTCGCTGATGGCAAG GTTCTTGCGGtgaagaaaatagactcatcggcTCTTCCCAGTAACATGTCTGACAATTTCATGGAGATGGTTTCAAATATATCCCAGTTGCATCACACAAATGTAACCGAGTTGGTTGGCTATTGTTCAGAGCATGGACAACACCTGCTTGTCTACGAGTTCCACAAAAATGGCTCACTCTACGATTTCCTACATATATCAGATGAGTACAGCAAGCCATTGATTTGGAACACCCGAGTCAAAATTGCTCTCGGGACTGCACGTGCATTAGA GTACCTCCATGAAGTTTGCTCGCCATCTGTTGTTCACAAAAATATCAAGTCAGCTAACATCTTACTTGATGCTGAACTCAACCCTCACCTTTCAGACTCGGGCTTGGCGACGTTTATTCCAAATGCAGATGAG GTACTAAATCGTGACGATGTGGGGTCTGGACACAGTGCACCTGAGGTTACTATGTCCGGACAGTACTCTCTTAAGAGTGATGTTTATGGTTTTGGAGTGGTTATGTTGGAACTTCTCACTGGACGTAAGCCATTTGACAG CACAAGGCCTAGACTGGAGCAATCTTTGGTTCGATGGGCAACACCTCAACTCCATGATATCGATGCTCTATCCAAGATGGTTGACCCGGCACTTAAAGGGCTTTACCCCGTTAAATCTCTCTCACGTTTTGCCGATGTGATCGCTCTTTGTGTCCAG CCGGAGCCTGAGTTTCGGCCACCCATGTCAGAAGTGGTTGAAGCATTGGTTCGACTAGTGCAGCGAGCTAACATGAGTAAGAGAACAACAGGGACAGACCAAGGTGCATCTCCACGAATCGGAAACCCCGATGATACACACGACTACATGTCTTAA